A genomic stretch from Candidatus Flexicrinis proximus includes:
- a CDS encoding sigma-70 family RNA polymerase sigma factor — protein MNTAPVPEITAVAIARCLQGDQTAYAALYDLYAPGAYRLCYGLVLNAQDAEDVLQDSFVYAFKNLARFDSARASFKTWLYTIAVSRCRNTYRRKRMPLVDIAQMFGLEIAAPEHESPEAESAREAARITVNTALTDLSPLLREAVVLRYGQGLTFREIAEVMDCPLKTAESRVRLAHEKLRGLLNEQGRSLLDELLSY, from the coding sequence ATGAACACAGCACCCGTTCCCGAGATCACCGCAGTCGCCATCGCCCGCTGCCTGCAGGGCGACCAGACCGCGTATGCAGCGCTCTACGACCTGTATGCGCCGGGGGCGTACCGCCTCTGCTATGGCCTGGTCTTAAACGCGCAGGATGCCGAGGACGTGCTTCAGGACTCGTTCGTTTACGCCTTCAAGAACCTCGCCCGCTTCGACAGCGCGCGCGCCAGCTTCAAAACCTGGCTTTATACGATCGCGGTCAGCCGCTGCCGTAATACCTACCGCCGCAAACGCATGCCGCTGGTGGATATCGCGCAGATGTTCGGTCTGGAGATTGCCGCACCGGAGCACGAATCACCCGAAGCGGAGAGTGCAAGGGAAGCCGCTCGCATTACCGTCAACACCGCCTTAACCGACCTTTCCCCTCTGCTTCGCGAGGCAGTCGTCCTGCGTTATGGACAGGGACTGACCTTCCGCGAGATCGCCGAAGTGATGGATTGCCCACTAAAAACTGCCGAAAGCCGTGTCCGGCTCGCCCATGAGAAGCTTCGCGGACTTCTCAACGAGCAGGGACGCAGCCTGCTGGATGAGCTTCTGAGTTACTAG